One part of the Streptomyces nigra genome encodes these proteins:
- a CDS encoding ArsA family ATPase produces the protein MSRLQVVSGKGGTGKTTVAAALALALATEGKRALLVEVEGRQGIAQLFETEALPYEERKIAVAPGGGEVFALAIDPELALLDYLQMFYKMGGAGRALKKLGAIDFATTIAPGLRDVLLTGKACEAVRRKDKAGRFVYDYVIMDAPPTGRITRFLNVNDEVAGLARIGPIHNQAQAVMRVLKSPETAVHLVTLLEEMPVQETADGIAELRAARLPVGRIIVNMVRPEVLDATDLELVRSVPRAALAKSLSAAGLGGARRGGRAERLVDPLLGQAAEYAERHALEHEQRGVLTDLGLPVHELPLLAEGMDLAGLYALARELREQDLSW, from the coding sequence GTGAGCAGGCTCCAGGTCGTCAGCGGTAAGGGCGGGACCGGAAAGACCACGGTCGCCGCCGCACTCGCGCTCGCCCTCGCGACGGAGGGGAAGCGGGCGCTTCTCGTCGAGGTCGAGGGCAGGCAGGGCATCGCCCAGCTCTTCGAGACGGAGGCGCTGCCCTACGAGGAACGGAAGATCGCCGTCGCGCCCGGGGGCGGGGAGGTGTTCGCCCTGGCCATCGACCCCGAACTGGCCCTTCTGGACTACCTCCAGATGTTCTACAAGATGGGCGGCGCCGGCCGGGCCCTGAAGAAGCTCGGCGCCATCGACTTCGCCACCACCATCGCCCCGGGGCTCAGGGACGTCCTGCTGACCGGCAAGGCCTGCGAGGCCGTGCGCCGCAAGGACAAGGCAGGCCGCTTCGTCTACGACTACGTGATCATGGACGCGCCGCCCACCGGCCGCATCACCCGCTTCCTGAACGTCAACGACGAGGTGGCGGGGCTGGCCCGGATAGGGCCGATACACAATCAGGCGCAGGCGGTGATGCGGGTCCTGAAATCCCCGGAGACAGCCGTGCACCTGGTGACGCTGCTGGAGGAGATGCCCGTCCAGGAGACCGCGGACGGCATCGCCGAACTGCGGGCGGCGCGGCTGCCGGTGGGCCGGATCATCGTGAACATGGTGCGCCCCGAGGTGTTGGACGCGACCGATCTGGAACTCGTCCGCAGCGTCCCGCGCGCCGCCTTGGCCAAGTCGCTGTCCGCGGCGGGGCTGGGCGGGGCGCGCCGGGGCGGGCGGGCCGAGCGGTTGGTCGACCCGCTGCTGGGCCAGGCCGCGGAGTACGCCGAGCGGCACGCGCTGGAGCACGAGCAGCGCGGGGTCCTGACCGACCTGGGCCTGCCGGTGCACGAACTGCCCCTGCTGGCCGAGGGCATGGATCTGGCGGGCCTGTACGCCCTGGCGCGCGAGCTGCGGGAACAGGACCTGTCGTGGTGA
- a CDS encoding RidA family protein encodes MSAVEEKLAELGLTLPEVVPPLAAYQPAVQSGVYVYTAGQLPMVDGKLPVTGKVGAEVTAEEAKDLARVCALNALAAVKSVAGDLDRIARVVKVVGFVASASDFTGQPGVINGASELFAEVLGEKGVHARSAVGVAVLPLDAPVEVEVQVELSGA; translated from the coding sequence ATGAGCGCGGTCGAGGAGAAGCTCGCCGAGCTGGGCCTGACGCTGCCGGAGGTCGTTCCTCCGCTGGCCGCCTACCAGCCTGCCGTGCAGTCCGGCGTGTACGTGTACACCGCCGGGCAGCTGCCGATGGTGGACGGCAAGCTTCCGGTGACCGGCAAGGTGGGTGCCGAGGTCACCGCCGAGGAGGCCAAGGACCTCGCGCGTGTCTGCGCCCTGAACGCGCTCGCCGCCGTGAAGTCGGTCGCGGGTGACCTCGACCGCATCGCGCGTGTCGTGAAGGTCGTGGGCTTCGTCGCCTCCGCCTCGGACTTCACCGGGCAGCCGGGTGTCATCAACGGCGCGAGCGAGCTGTTCGCCGAGGTGCTGGGTGAGAAGGGCGTCCACGCGCGCAGTGCGGTGGGGGTCGCTGTGCTTCCGCTGGACGCGCCTGTGGAGGTCGAGGTGCAGGTGGAGCTGAGCGGGGCTTAG
- a CDS encoding DUF4177 domain-containing protein translates to MTKWEYATVPLLVHATKQILDTWGEDGWELVQVVPGPNNPEQLVAYLKREKQA, encoded by the coding sequence ATGACCAAGTGGGAATACGCAACCGTGCCTCTGCTCGTCCACGCCACGAAGCAGATTCTGGACACCTGGGGCGAGGACGGCTGGGAGCTCGTCCAGGTCGTGCCCGGGCCGAACAACCCGGAGCAGCTCGTCGCCTACCTGAAGCGGGAGAAGCAGGCATGA
- the wblA gene encoding transcriptional regulator WblA, producing MGWVVDWSAQAACRTTDPDELFVQGAAQNRAKAVCTGCPVRTECLADALDNRVEFGVWGGMTERERRALLRRRPTVTSWRRLLETARTEYERGAGLLPLDDDEVYEDYAAVG from the coding sequence ATGGGCTGGGTAGTCGACTGGAGTGCGCAGGCGGCCTGCCGCACTACCGATCCGGATGAACTGTTCGTTCAGGGAGCAGCGCAGAACAGGGCCAAGGCGGTGTGCACCGGCTGCCCGGTGCGCACGGAGTGCCTGGCGGACGCGCTCGACAACCGCGTCGAGTTCGGCGTGTGGGGAGGCATGACGGAGCGAGAGCGCCGCGCACTGCTGCGTCGGCGGCCCACCGTCACGTCGTGGCGCCGGCTGCTGGAGACGGCGCGCACGGAGTACGAACGGGGAGCGGGGCTGCTGCCCCTCGACGACGACGAGGTGTACGAGGACTACGCGGCCGTCGGCTGA
- a CDS encoding ArsA family ATPase has product MTGPKPAEKNLAAKSEARTQSRTPAQAHPQAQDAPRRPHLSPSRILDLDPLLDDPSTRIIVCCGSGGVGKTTTAAALGLRAAERGRKVVVLTIDPARRLAQSMGIDSLDNTPRRVKGVEDHSAASRSDSVEGGGGRRAGGELHAMMLDMKRTFDEIVEAHADPERAAAILGNPFYQSLSAGFAGTQEYMAMEKLGQLRSRDEWDLIVVDTPPSRSALDFLDAPKRLGSFLDGKLIRVLLAPAKVGGRAGMKFLNVGMSMMTGALGKLLGGQLLKDVQTFVAAMDSMFGGFRTRADATYKLLQAPGTAFLVVAAPERDALREAAYFVERLAAEDMPLAGLVLNRVHGSGADRLSAERALAAAENLEEPRIVDQEHGKAGLRNSPDTYDSSDPAAPEAPAPDAGSPAATDMERIAAPDEPETGAPHVERSVDQLTAGLLRLHADRMQLLSREQRTRDRFAALHPEVAVAEVAALPGDVHDLAGLRDIGNRLAANRPELPDPEPPTTAPEA; this is encoded by the coding sequence ATGACTGGTCCGAAGCCCGCGGAGAAGAACCTGGCGGCGAAAAGCGAGGCAAGAACGCAAAGCCGAACACCCGCACAGGCGCACCCACAGGCCCAGGACGCCCCCCGCCGCCCCCACCTCTCCCCCTCCCGCATCCTCGACCTGGACCCCCTGCTCGACGACCCGTCGACCCGGATCATCGTGTGCTGCGGCTCCGGCGGCGTAGGCAAGACCACCACGGCGGCGGCACTGGGGCTGCGGGCGGCCGAGCGCGGCCGGAAGGTCGTCGTCCTGACCATCGACCCGGCGCGCCGCCTCGCCCAGTCCATGGGCATCGACTCGCTGGACAACACCCCGCGCCGCGTGAAGGGCGTGGAGGATCACTCAGCGGCATCGCGTAGCGATTCGGTTGAGGGTGGTGGCGGGCGACGGGCGGGCGGCGAGCTGCACGCCATGATGCTCGACATGAAGCGCACCTTCGACGAGATCGTCGAGGCGCACGCGGACCCGGAGCGCGCGGCCGCCATCCTGGGCAACCCCTTCTACCAGTCGCTCTCGGCGGGCTTCGCGGGCACGCAGGAGTACATGGCGATGGAGAAGCTGGGCCAGCTGCGGTCCAGGGACGAGTGGGACCTCATCGTCGTGGACACCCCGCCGTCCCGCTCCGCGCTGGACTTCCTGGACGCGCCCAAGCGGCTCGGCTCGTTCCTGGACGGCAAGCTGATCCGGGTCCTGCTGGCCCCGGCGAAGGTCGGCGGGCGCGCCGGCATGAAGTTCCTGAACGTCGGTATGTCGATGATGACCGGCGCCCTCGGCAAGCTTCTCGGCGGACAACTGCTGAAGGACGTCCAGACGTTCGTGGCGGCGATGGACTCGATGTTCGGTGGCTTCCGTACGCGCGCGGACGCCACGTACAAGCTGCTCCAGGCGCCCGGTACGGCGTTCCTGGTGGTGGCGGCGCCGGAGCGGGACGCGCTGCGGGAGGCGGCGTACTTCGTGGAGCGGCTGGCCGCGGAGGACATGCCGCTCGCCGGACTGGTGCTCAACCGGGTCCACGGCAGCGGCGCCGACCGTCTGTCGGCCGAGCGGGCGCTCGCCGCCGCGGAAAATCTTGAAGAGCCCCGCATTGTGGATCAGGAGCACGGGAAAGCTGGTCTTCGTAACTCCCCCGACACGTACGACAGTTCAGACCCGGCCGCTCCCGAGGCACCAGCTCCCGACGCAGGCTCCCCCGCCGCCACGGACATGGAGCGCATCGCGGCCCCTGACGAGCCCGAGACCGGCGCTCCGCATGTGGAGCGGTCCGTCGACCAACTCACGGCCGGCCTGCTGAGACTGCACGCCGACCGTATGCAACTGCTCTCCCGCGAGCAGCGTACGCGCGACCGTTTCGCCGCGCTGCACCCCGAGGTCGCGGTGGCCGAGGTGGCCGCGCTGCCCGGCGACGTCCACGACCTGGCCGGGCTGCGGGACATCGGGAACCGGCTCGCGGCCAACCGGCCGGAGCTGCCGGACCCCGAGCCACCCACCACGGCGCCCGAGGCCTGA